The nucleotide sequence GCGACAGCAGCGACGGTGCTCGGCACGCTTGCGGCGCTGGCGTTGTCGCGCGGCGAGCGTTTCAGGGGGCGGACGCTGTTTTCCGGCATGCTTTACGCGCCGCTGGTGATGCCGGAAGTCATCACCGGGTTGTCATTGCTTCTGCTGTTCGTGGCCATCGACGCCGGGCGCGGGTTCTGGACCGTCACCATCGCGCACACCACGCTCACCATGTGCTTCGTGGCGGTGGTGGTGCAATCGCGGCTCGGTGCGCTCGACCGCAGCCTCGAGGAAGCCGCGATGGATCTCGGCTGTTCGCCGGTGCGGGCCTTCATCGCCGTGACGCTGCCGCTGATGCTGCCGTCGATCGCGGCGGGCTGGATGCTGGCCTTTACGCTCTCACTGGACGATCTGGTGATTGCGAGTTTCACCACCGGTCCGGGATCGGCGACACTGCCGATCCGGATCTATTCGGAAGTGCGCCTCGGGGTGAAGCCGGAGATCAACGCGATCTGTACGCTGGTGATCGCGGCAGTGGCGCTGGTGATCATCGCGGCGTCACTGGTGTCGAAACTGTCGAGCGACAAGGGCGAAAGCGCCGCGCCGCTTTAGTCAGCCTTTTCCGGCGCGGAGTCTGCGGCGGCCGGCGGCGTTGACGGTGGTGCATCGGCGGACGTTGCGGGTGCAGGCGCCAGCGGCGGAACAGGTGGTGGCAGCACCGGCGTCGGCAGGACGGGTTGCGGGGCCGCGGCCTGTGGTTGCGCTGTGGGCTCGGCGGCCGGCTTTCTGCCGCCGGTGAAGCGGTCGATCACGGATTTCACCGCGTCGCGCGTTTTGCGATCCTTCAATGAATCGAGCAGCGGCGCGGACGCCGGGGAGCGGCGAATCAGTGAATCCGAATCCGGGAATATCAGCGGATCGTCCCACGGGCCCTGCACCACGAACGGCAACTGAAACGCCGGCGGCGCGTCGCTTGCGACCACGAGGCTGGCGACGCCCTTCAGGTCGTACTCGCGCGACGGCACCGAGGCCGTGCCGGTGAGCAGCACGCGCGTTGTCGGGCCTTCGATCCGCGCGTCTTCGGCAGTCGCGACGCCGTCATTGAAGCGGATCGCGATGTTCAGTGAATCGAACGGCGTCGAGCCGTTGCGGAAATTGCCCGCGCCTGACAAGGGGCGGCGCTCCAGGCGCTTGAGTAGCTGTTCGACATTCAGCCCGCCGATCGCGCCGTCGCGACCGGTCAGCGTCGCGGTGCCGTCGAGCGATTGCGCCAGCGTAAACGGGCTGGCGCCCTTGGCTTCAACCGCGAAGTTGAGATTGCCGCGTCCCGTCAGCCTGCTGACGCCGAACAGCTCTTGAACGCTGCTCGCCAGATCAACATCGGTGAACTGGAACTGGGCCTTGACCTCGGCGGCCGCGTCGGCGCGCGTCACGCCAAACGACCCCTTGAGGATGCCGCCGTAGATTTGCGCTTCGCCGATGCTCAGCGCCAGCGTTCCGCTGCGCATGTTGGCGCCGAGCGCGGTGCGGCCGAGCTTCGAGCTGCCGATGGTGACCTTCGCCGCCGACAGCCGCATGTCGAGATCGGTGGCGGAAAGGCCGCGCAGATCGAACAGCTGCCGGTTCCAGTCGCGCGCGCCGCTGGCGACCAGGCGAATGGTGTCGATGTAGGGCGTAAAATCGAGCGCATCGGCGGCGAGGGTGGCCTGCACCGTCTGGCGGTCGTTGTTGCTGTAGGTGATGACGCCTTCGGCGGTGTTGCCGTCGAGTTCCAGGTTGACGTTGGTCAGCGCGATCGATTCGCCCACCACATTGGTGCGGGCCTTGAGCGAGAATCGTCCCAGTCCCCCGGTGCCGGGAGGATCCTGCCCCGCCCAGCGCATCGCATTGCGCAGCGATGGGCTGTCGGCGGCGAGTGTGCCTTCCATCAACAGGCTGGTGCGGTTGGCGACCGCGCCGTCGAAAGCGAATTTCAGCGGCGCGCTGGCGACGCGGACCTTGATGCCGGAACGGTCGCCGGACAGCGCGGCGATGAAATCGGTAATGCTGAGACTGCCGTCGACGAGTTCATTGCGCCAGTTGAACTGGCCGGTGGCGGCAAACGAGCGTGAGATCGACGGCCATGCCAGCGACAGATCGATGCCGTTGACGGTTTCGGCGATCTCGCGGTCATCGTTCTGATAGGTGAGGACGCCGTTCTTGATGCGGATTTCGGAGAA is from Afipia massiliensis and encodes:
- a CDS encoding AsmA family protein; translation: MAQGIKRLGMPIAAFLAAALLGLIAISWMIDPNAVRLSVEKQIRAATGLDLKVNGDVRVSVFPGSAITLRQVGLKGASSRGSGVADEPLTVEELTANLRLLPLLMRRYEIADVTLQDPRINVKRNADGRSNWSTIIETLARTIKPGVDSPVSFSEIRIKNGVLTYQNDDREIAETVNGIDLSLAWPSISRSFAATGQFNWRNELVDGSLSITDFIAALSGDRSGIKVRVASAPLKFAFDGAVANRTSLLMEGTLAADSPSLRNAMRWAGQDPPGTGGLGRFSLKARTNVVGESIALTNVNLELDGNTAEGVITYSNNDRQTVQATLAADALDFTPYIDTIRLVASGARDWNRQLFDLRGLSATDLDMRLSAAKVTIGSSKLGRTALGANMRSGTLALSIGEAQIYGGILKGSFGVTRADAAAEVKAQFQFTDVDLASSVQELFGVSRLTGRGNLNFAVEAKGASPFTLAQSLDGTATLTGRDGAIGGLNVEQLLKRLERRPLSGAGNFRNGSTPFDSLNIAIRFNDGVATAEDARIEGPTTRVLLTGTASVPSREYDLKGVASLVVASDAPPAFQLPFVVQGPWDDPLIFPDSDSLIRRSPASAPLLDSLKDRKTRDAVKSVIDRFTGGRKPAAEPTAQPQAAAPQPVLPTPVLPPPVPPLAPAPATSADAPPSTPPAAADSAPEKAD
- a CDS encoding ABC transporter permease; this encodes MAARNVARLSGFNLVSIALGLAFLYLPIAILVIYSFNASRLVTVWGGWSLRWYIEFFNDEAMLSATWMSLRVAFCSATAATVLGTLAALALSRGERFRGRTLFSGMLYAPLVMPEVITGLSLLLLFVAIDAGRGFWTVTIAHTTLTMCFVAVVVQSRLGALDRSLEEAAMDLGCSPVRAFIAVTLPLMLPSIAAGWMLAFTLSLDDLVIASFTTGPGSATLPIRIYSEVRLGVKPEINAICTLVIAAVALVIIAASLVSKLSSDKGESAAPL